In the genome of Vicia villosa cultivar HV-30 ecotype Madison, WI linkage group LG7, Vvil1.0, whole genome shotgun sequence, one region contains:
- the LOC131619550 gene encoding protein FAR1-RELATED SEQUENCE 5-like, giving the protein MRLRCQFRLRSASSVIGWKVVVKRGMHNHILDKDMLGHDILGRQKDDERESVNDMKKYNMAPTYIASSLKDKDLENLTSITQIYRARATYILGKRDALTEMQVLLSLIHQEKHTCWSINKENLDIVADIFWTHPDSVKLLNMFSLVLIFDCTYKTNRYRLPLLDIVGVASTKLTFSVAFAFLEHEREENFTWALERLKELFYSEKVLQDVMVTDRELALMNVIDSMYPNASHLLCAFHISKIVSMKCKEYVKS; this is encoded by the exons ATGAGGCTTAGATGCCAATTTAGGCTGAGATCTGCTTCGAGTGTTATTGGATGGAAGGTAGTGGTTAAACGTGGGATGCATAATCATATACTAGATAAGGATATGTTAggtcatgacatcttggggcgtCAGAAAGATGATGAAAGAGAGTCTGTGAATGACATGAAGAAGTATAATATGGCACCAACGTACATCGCGTCTTCTTTGAAAGACAAAGACCTAGAAAATCTCACGAGTATTACCCAGATATACCGAGCTAGAGCAACATACATATTGGGCAAGAGAGATGCACTGACAGAAATGCAAGTGTTATTGAGCCTTATTCACCAAGAGAAACACACGTGTTGGTCTATAAATAAGGAGAATTTAGATATTGTGGCTGATATATTCTGGACACACCCTGACTCTGTcaagttgttgaatatgttttCTCTGGTGTTGATTTTTGATTGCACGTACAAGACAAATAG GTACCGACTACCACTGCTTGATATTGTTGGTGTTGCATCAACAAAATTGACGTTTTCAGTTGCTTTTGCATTTTTGGAACACGAAAGAGAGGAGAACTTCACATGGGCACTAGAGAGGCTCAAGGAGTTGTTTTATTCTGAGAAAGTGCTACAAGATGTCATGGTGACGGACCGGGAACTTGCATTAATGAATGTCATTGATTCTATGTATCCAAATGCGTCTCATTTGTTGTGTgcgtttcatatttcaaaaatcgTTAGCATGAAATGTAAAGAGTATGTCAAATCATAA